From Erigeron canadensis isolate Cc75 chromosome 8, C_canadensis_v1, whole genome shotgun sequence, one genomic window encodes:
- the LOC122611237 gene encoding ACT domain-containing protein ACR11-like, with amino-acid sequence MAVAAMVSCGCTLGVYNTKLVAFEKHPIISKTTFFTSADPVIKHLCSSTKSRLSYSLSTMIPKASATAIEDGSYQETDVVPTPKVIIDQDSDPNATVVEITFGDRLGALLDTMNALKNLGLNVVKANVVLDSSGRHNTFSITKASTGRKVDDPELLEAIRLTIISNLLEYHPESSAQLAMGEAFGVEAPKQKLDVDIATRIRINDDGPDRSLLTVETADRPGLLVDLVKIVTDINVAIESGEFDTEGLLAKAKFHVNYKGKSLIKPLQLVVSNSLRYFLRRPSTEESSF; translated from the exons atggcTGTAGCTGCCATGGTTTCTTGTGGATGTACACTTGGTGTTTACAACACCAAATTAGTTGCATTTGAAAAACACcccatcatttccaaaaccaCATTCTTTACTTCAGCAGATCCTGTTATTAAACATTTATGTTCTTCTACTAAATCAAG ATTGTCATATTCATTGAGTACTATGATTCCAAAAGCATCAGCCACAGCTATTGAG gatGGAAGTTATCAGGAAACCGATGTCGTTCCAACACCAAAAGTTATAATTGATCAGGACTCGGACCCGAATGCAACTGTGGTTGAGATTACATTTGGAGATCGCCTTGGAGCGCTTCTTGACACT ATGAATGCTCTTAAAAATCTTGGACTAAATGTTGTCAAAGCAAATGTTGTTCTGGATTCTTCTGGAAGGCATAACACATTTTCAATCACTAAAGC CTCAACAGGACGTAAAGTTGATGACCCAGAGTTGCTTGAAGCGATTCGTCTAACAATAATTAGCAATCTTCTTGAATATCACCCG GAATCAAGCGCCCAGTTAGCAATGGGAGAAGCCTTTGGAGTTGAAGCACCAAAACAAAAG CTTGACGTCGATATTGCAACACGCATCCGTATAAACGATGATGGACCTGATCGAAG TCTTCTCACAGTGGAAACAGCAGATCGGCCTGGATTACTGGTAGATCTTGTGAAGATTGTCACTGATATAAATGTTGCAATAGAGTCAGGAGAATTTGACACCGAG GGTTTGTTGGCCAAGGCCAAGTTCCATGTCAATTACAAGGGAAAATCCCTTATCAAACCGCTTCAACTG GTTGTCTCCAATAGTTTAAGGTACTTTTTGAGGCGACCATCAACCGAGGAGTctagtttttga